AGACACTAATTATCAGCGTTTTGACCTTTTCAGTCAATTAAACGGATCACCAAGTACTGGTGGAAAATGGGCCAGCGAAAACCCTGTAAACAGATTTGCTTTAAACGAAAATACGGGTACACTAAATCTTTGGAGTATTAATCGTTTTGGTGAACATAAATTTATATATACCAATGATAGTTGTGGAGAAAATGCAACTGTTACTGTATTTTTAGGCGGATATCCTGGTGAAGATAATATTGATGGTGGTGCAAACGCTTGTGAAGATGACACTGCTGTAGATTTATTCTCTTTTTTAGATAACGACTTAGTAAGTTTAAGCTCTGATATTAATGGTACTTGGAGAGTTGGTCCTGGATCTAGTACACCTCCTAGTGCATTAAATGGCAATTTATTTAACGCTACTGTTGCTGGCCTTGGTACGCATACTTTAACGTACACTGTAGATGCTGTAGACTCTTGTCCTTCAAGAACAGCTACTATTGTTTTAGAAGTACATAGAGCTTCTGATTCAGGGATAGCTTCAGAACTTGTAATTTGTGATACAGATGATTTAAGTGGTTACAGTAATTTAAACTTGTTTGATTATTTATCAGGTAATGATAGTGATGGAATTTGGTCAGATAACAATAGTACAGGTCAAATAACATCTTTAACTGATCACATTATAGATGTTGAACAAATTTACAACGATTTTGGATCTGGTCTATATTCTTTTACCTACACAGTTTTCCCAATACATGGAGTATGTTCAACTGAATCTAGTACTGTTAATATTTTTATTCCTGAAGTTGCAGGTAAATTTTCTGTTGAAAAATTATGTGATTTTGAAAATACTACAATTACAATCACACATGAAGGTACAGTGGAGGCTCAAATGATCTATAATCTAGAATATGAAATAGTAGATAAAAATACAGGATTAGTAGTTTACACAGGAACAGAACCAAACATAAATTTCTCTGAATTCGATGTTGACCTAGGAATTAGAACTTTAACTCAATATACTTTTGAAATTAATGCTTCGATATTATCATCAGGTAGTTATACCATAAGAACAAAAGCTATAAGAGATATTAGAAATATTATTTGTGACTCTTATACTGTTGAAGAGGCTGACTTTATCATATTTAATGCTAAAGTAAATGTTGAAGATATTTGTTTTGATACTGATATTATCGACATTGAAATATCTGAATTAACAAATAATAATGGAATGTTATCTAATAGTGAACACACGATTAGTTACGTAGTTTCTAACACAGTTAACTCTGATGTTATTGCAGTTAATGATTTAAGAGTTTTATTTTCCGATGGAAAAGCAACTTTTCCTTTAGACTTTTCATCTTTCCCTAAGCAAATTGGTGAATATACCATAGATATTACTTCACCCACAGCAATTGGTTTAAATTGTGTTGAAGAAAGCTTTACCATAAAAAGAGTTCCTGAAGACATTACACTCGACTTACAATTAGATAACGCCTGTAATGCTACTGACATGAAAATTCTTGTCGATGCACCAACTTTAAGTAGCGGAGAATATACAATCACTTACGAAGTGACAGAATTAAATAGTGCTACAAAACTTATTGAAAACACTATTGTTTTCTCTGGTGGAAACGCTAATTTCAATGTAGATATTTCAGGATTAGCGCAAGGAAATTATAACGTATTATTGAAAAGTATACAAAACGATACAGATCCTTGTAGAACAGAATTTGAATTTCAACTCACAGAATCATTTTCTATAAACGGTATTCCAGACGCACCTATTTTATCAGAGAATCAATCATTTTGCTTATCTAGTTTTTTCCCTAATCAACCTACCTTAAATGACATTGTTGTTGATCAAGGAGAAAATTTAACGTGGTATGAAAGCTCGAGTTCAACAACCCCACTAAATATAAATACAACTCTAGAAAATGATAAAACATATTTTGTTACTGCTAATGATCCAGAAAACAGTTGTGAGAGTTCAGATCGTTCAGTAGTCACAATTAAAATAATTTCAACTGAAATGGTTAGCTCTACAAATAGAA
This genomic stretch from Tenacibaculum jejuense harbors:
- a CDS encoding gliding motility-associated C-terminal domain-containing protein, with the protein product MKIKLNTLSYLLVITLFNVFFSYSQCAGSDASVTICDKELDTNYQRFDLFSQLNGSPSTGGKWASENPVNRFALNENTGTLNLWSINRFGEHKFIYTNDSCGENATVTVFLGGYPGEDNIDGGANACEDDTAVDLFSFLDNDLVSLSSDINGTWRVGPGSSTPPSALNGNLFNATVAGLGTHTLTYTVDAVDSCPSRTATIVLEVHRASDSGIASELVICDTDDLSGYSNLNLFDYLSGNDSDGIWSDNNSTGQITSLTDHIIDVEQIYNDFGSGLYSFTYTVFPIHGVCSTESSTVNIFIPEVAGKFSVEKLCDFENTTITITHEGTVEAQMIYNLEYEIVDKNTGLVVYTGTEPNINFSEFDVDLGIRTLTQYTFEINASILSSGSYTIRTKAIRDIRNIICDSYTVEEADFIIFNAKVNVEDICFDTDIIDIEISELTNNNGMLSNSEHTISYVVSNTVNSDVIAVNDLRVLFSDGKATFPLDFSSFPKQIGEYTIDITSPTAIGLNCVEESFTIKRVPEDITLDLQLDNACNATDMKILVDAPTLSSGEYTITYEVTELNSATKLIENTIVFSGGNANFNVDISGLAQGNYNVLLKSIQNDTDPCRTEFEFQLTESFSINGIPDAPILSENQSFCLSSFFPNQPTLNDIVVDQGENLTWYESSSSTTPLNINTTLENDKTYFVTANDPENSCESSDRSVVTIKIISTEMVSSTNRTPTFCGLDNATLADFDATTTTGTIIWYDANTGGAVLDPTTIIENNESYFAVSKIDDCEHHERLEFIATVISPPTPEFNGDTQRCKLDNLTLADISVDFTSVTGYDLLWYDSNEAGTELSENELIEQDITYYAAYVDPTTSCESMRTPITIDLSDCNPEDYDFFIPDGFSPNNDGTNDEFYIPFIEFFYPDYELEIFNRYGQSLFKGNIDNPKWDGQNTSRSEVTSGVYFYILNYNKDNLKPKQGRIYLSK